TATATTGTTCTGCACAGCAAATATACCTGTACTTAACACTATCAGACACCATATCAATAAGACTCATTGGCTTAGAAGGTACAGTTCCATTATTAATCATTTCTTGAGCTTCATATGCTTGTGAATACATTATGTAAAATTCTTGAACAAAAGAATATTTTTCATTTTCTTTAATCCATTTCATCAATATATCATGCATGAAATCCCTCCTGAGCGAAAAATGTATGAAAATCAGAATAAATGTTATTAAATTGTTATTTTTTGAGTAATAAAAAGAAGAAAATAAGCCACAAACGTTGATAAAACAAGGGTTTCAAAAATGATGAACGCATATATTCTTCGTATGCGTTCATGATTTCATCCTCTTTCGAATACTTTTAATTTCCTTATATTTTCAAGGTTTTTACTCTCTTATTGTATATGTACTTTCATTTAATTTCATCCATTTTTACTCTTCATGTGATTTTTATGTGATTTTTTCACCTAAAATCACCACTCAATGATCCCGTACCAATTTCAAAAACCTTTGGATAAAGAGTCCATAAAAACAAGCACTATATCTTTTAACAAACAAACTGCAGAAGCGAAAGGGTTATTCCCGATTTTTAAGCCTAAACCAACACCCAAGAAAAAGAAAAAAATAACAGCTCTACTTTATAAAGGTGCAAAGAAGAAGGTATTAAAGTTAAAGGAAGAAATTCTACATATAAATATTCAAAAGTATGGGTACCCTTTACATCTATAATTAAATAGCAACCTCTGCGGATCTAATGTCTTTGGCGTAGTTTTGAAATCATTCATTTCACCATTTTAATATTTTATATTAACAGACGAATCTTTTGAATAACTTAATAACAAATTGTTAAAGATGGAGCTAGACGGTATGCTAATCGTCTGCTCACAACTCTTTTCTTAGTTACACGTTTGAATGGCGGTTCAAGCGTGTTTTTTATTTTCCAACTGCATCAATACACCTGAACGTCCAAACGCAAGATTAGAGGATATCCCAGCTGGAGCAAGATTTAATGAGCCTGAAATAAGTGCTGCTCTTACAAGAGATGTTGTTTCTGGTTTATTATCTTCAGTCAAGGCATCGGTATGTCAATTAGGGAAGATATAGGTATGATGTTCCCCAATTCCAATAAAACGGCACTACTCCAATTGCATTACCACCCAATAGAGAAAAATACTAGTCACTCCAATTTAATATACATAATAATTTGCACTAATTAAACAAACTGTTATTTTTTACAATCCCCACTGGTAGTAATAAAATATTTTATTAGAATTCTAATATTAATAAAGAAATAAATCTCCTAAACAAAAAAGCCAACTTTAAAAGTTGACTTTTTGGGGATGCAAATTATTTTTTTATTATTCGGTTGGAGTTGTTGTTTCTACTGGTGTTGTAGCGTCATTTGATTGTGTTGATTGATCTTCTGAATTCGCTTGATCATTATTATCTTGTGCATCAGTTTGTTCACCATTATCTTGTGAATCCGTTTGTTCATTGTTATCTTCTGTTCCTGGTTGATCTGTAGTTGTAGATTCATCATCCGTTTTTGGAGTAGTAGCTTGTTCTACTAAAGATTTCAAACGTTCAATTTCATCTGCAACCAATTGTTGTAGTTCTTTTGATTTCGTTGATAAAGCTTCATACTCTGTAGCATTTAATCTCTTTTTTCTATTTTCATTTTTTAATTGTTTATCCATTGCACGAAGCTTGTTGATCTCTGCTTTTAATTTTCCTTTATAACTTTGATACTTTTTGGAAGCCGTTTTTTTATTTAACTCTTTATCCACCGTTCCATCTTCACTGACAGCAAAATCTGTGTTGATTGATTGAGAAATCTTATTAATAGTAGAATCTACACTATTCATTCGTTTTTCGATAGTCTTACTATATTTGGATTTCAATTTTTTAGTTTCTTTTTGATCTTGATTTTTTTTGTCTTTATGATTTGTTTTATTTTGATCTTTTTGATCTTTTTGATCTTTTTGATTTTCTTCGGCATTTACATTTTCCTGATCTTTTTGAACTTGTTCTTTTTGATGTTCAGATTTTCCATGATTTGAACCTTTCGCACTTGCGAATGAAGCTGTTCCTAAAACTAAACTAACTGCTACTAAACTAGATAAAACTTTTGTAGAACTTTTTGTTTTCATTACCTTTTCCTCCTAATGGGTAACGGTAGCTGGCTGGCATAGATAAGTTATCCTTAGCCCCGATAGCTTTGTGACATCAGATTTCCCTGATTGTACCCTTTTGATTTTAATCAATTAATTTATCGTACTCTTTCAGGAAATTTGAAGAGCATTTTATTATTTTTTCTTAAAATAACATCCAACCTATGTACACACAATTTAATGGGGGTTCTCATAACTTAATAATAATGGGAAGAGAGATGAGGGAGGCATAGAAATGACAAACAAAAATAATTATCAAACGTATCAAAACGGTCGAAATGGTCGAAATGATCAAGATGAAGAATCCCCAGAACTTATTGCTGCTAGGCTTGCCTTAATTGGATCAGCACTCGCTACTATAGGAGATGGAATAACGACAATAGCTGCTGGAATCGCATTACAAGCATTAGAAAATCAAAAGAATCAAAACAACAATAA
This window of the Rummeliibacillus pycnus genome carries:
- a CDS encoding translation initiation factor 2, whose translation is MTNKNNYQTYQNGRNGRNDQDEESPELIAARLALIGSALATIGDGITTIAAGIALQALENQKNQNNNNSKKQADQSKQIERLQKQIDQLAKQMAKR